One genomic region from Actinomycetota bacterium encodes:
- the hisG gene encoding ATP phosphoribosyltransferase, whose protein sequence is MLKLVLPKGSLEKATMDLFEAADLAVTRSSSVDYRGSVADPRIADVRVLRPQEIPRYVAEGLFDIGITGRDWIEETGSEVVSLGQLHYSKATARPVQIVLAVLDESPVERASDLAPGVRISTEYPEITRRYFEKLGIEADVRLSYGATEAKVPDIVDAVVELTETGRALRTAGLRIIDTLLVSFTELIANPAACEDPEKRHAMTQVHTLLQGTLEARGRVLVKLNVAEGDLDRVIGILPALRSPTVSKLFGGDAYAVETVVAKSAINTLIPALKDAGASDIVELAIAKIVH, encoded by the coding sequence ATGCTCAAGCTCGTCCTGCCCAAAGGCTCCCTGGAGAAGGCCACCATGGACCTGTTCGAGGCTGCCGACCTGGCCGTGACCCGGTCGTCCTCGGTCGACTACCGGGGGTCGGTGGCCGACCCGCGGATCGCCGACGTGCGTGTGCTGCGGCCCCAGGAGATCCCCCGCTACGTGGCCGAAGGCCTGTTCGACATCGGCATCACCGGCCGCGACTGGATCGAGGAGACCGGCTCCGAGGTCGTCTCGCTGGGCCAGCTCCACTACTCGAAGGCCACGGCCCGGCCCGTGCAGATCGTGCTGGCCGTGCTCGACGAGTCGCCCGTCGAGAGGGCTTCCGACCTGGCCCCGGGGGTGCGGATCTCCACCGAGTACCCCGAGATCACCCGCCGCTACTTCGAGAAGCTGGGCATCGAGGCCGACGTGCGGCTGTCGTACGGCGCCACCGAGGCCAAGGTGCCCGACATCGTGGACGCCGTGGTCGAGCTGACCGAGACGGGCCGGGCCCTGCGGACCGCCGGCCTGCGCATCATCGACACCCTCCTGGTCAGCTTCACCGAGCTGATCGCCAACCCGGCGGCCTGCGAGGACCCCGAAAAGCGCCACGCCATGACCCAGGTCCACACCCTGCTGCAGGGCACCCTCGAGGCCCGGGGCCGGGTGCTGGTGAAGCTCAACGTGGCCGAGGGCGACCTCGACAGGGTCATCGGCATCCTGCCCGCGCTGCGCTCGCCCACGGTGTCGAAGCTCTTCGGCGGGGACGCCTACGCGGTGGAGACGGTGGTGGCCAAGTCGGCCATCAACACCCTGATCCCCGCTCTCAAAGACGCTGGGGCCAGTGACATCGTCGAGTTGGCCATCGCCAAGATCGTCCACTGA
- a CDS encoding riboflavin synthase, producing MFTGIVEELGRFVGSEASRFTFAAELVTQGTGLGGSIAVNGACLTVVAMGEGTWAADVVDETLSRTNLGALVPGDPVNLERPLRLSDRLDGHLVQGHVDTVGTVVRPAPDFRARIDGPQHLRYLAPKGSVTVDGVSLTVVEVGEDWFDVAVVPHTAAVTTLGSRRAGDRVNVELDIIAKYVARLLGE from the coding sequence GTGTTCACCGGGATCGTGGAGGAGCTGGGGCGGTTCGTCGGGAGCGAGGCCAGCCGGTTCACGTTCGCGGCCGAGCTCGTCACCCAGGGGACCGGCCTGGGCGGTTCGATAGCGGTGAACGGGGCGTGCCTCACAGTCGTGGCCATGGGGGAGGGGACGTGGGCCGCCGACGTGGTCGACGAGACCCTGAGCCGCACCAACCTCGGGGCGCTCGTCCCCGGCGACCCCGTCAACCTCGAACGGCCCCTGCGCCTGTCGGACCGCCTCGACGGCCACCTCGTCCAGGGGCACGTCGACACGGTGGGGACCGTTGTGCGGCCCGCACCCGACTTCCGGGCTCGTATCGACGGCCCCCAGCACCTTCGCTACCTGGCCCCCAAGGGGTCGGTGACCGTCGACGGGGTGAGCCTGACGGTCGTCGAGGTGGGCGAGGACTGGTTCGACGTGGCCGTCGTGCCCCACACGGCAGCCGTCACCACCCTCGGCTCCCGCCGGGCCGGGGACCGGGTCAACGTCGAGCTCGACATAATCGCCAAGTACGTCGCCCGACTGCTGGGAGAATGA
- the ribH gene encoding 6,7-dimethyl-8-ribityllumazine synthase, which translates to MTTGAAPPGPGPGTGRGLRVAVVASRFNEDISGRLAAGAGAELERLGVAPGDVSELWVPGAFELPLAAQRLAESGTVDAVVCVGAVVMGETDHYTHVATQCAAGLQRAQLDTGVPVVFGVLTTTTIEAAQARAGGAHGNKGAEAAAAAVEMADLLRRLPSPRS; encoded by the coding sequence GTGACGACCGGGGCGGCCCCCCCCGGCCCGGGGCCGGGCACGGGCCGAGGCCTGCGGGTGGCCGTCGTGGCCAGCCGGTTCAACGAGGACATCTCCGGGCGGCTGGCGGCCGGGGCGGGCGCCGAGCTCGAGCGCCTGGGGGTGGCGCCCGGGGACGTGAGCGAGCTGTGGGTCCCGGGGGCCTTCGAGCTCCCCCTGGCCGCCCAGCGCCTGGCGGAGTCGGGGACCGTCGACGCCGTGGTGTGCGTGGGAGCGGTCGTCATGGGCGAGACCGACCACTACACCCACGTGGCCACCCAGTGCGCGGCCGGGCTCCAGCGGGCCCAGCTCGACACCGGTGTGCCCGTGGTGTTCGGCGTGCTGACGACCACGACGATCGAAGCGGCCCAGGCCCGGGCGGGCGGGGCCCACGGCAACAAAGGGGCCGAGGCCGCGGCCGCCGCGGTGGAGATGGCCGACCTGCTGCGCCGGCTCCCTTCCCCCCGATCCTGA
- a CDS encoding bifunctional 3,4-dihydroxy-2-butanone-4-phosphate synthase/GTP cyclohydrolase II yields the protein MAFSNVDETIAAFGRGEIVVVVDDANRENEGDLIMAAEFATSDKIAFFLNHTSGVICMPMTGERLDELELPPMVADNTDPNRTAFTVSVDARQGTTTGISATDRAATIAALIAPGTHPTDLARPGHMYPLRYREGGVLNRAGHTEAAVDLARLAGLYPAGVLCEVVSEDKTTMARLPELQRFAARHGLPLMSIADLIRYRRQREQLVTRVATARVPTEWGDFTAYVYESALDGDQHVAMVKGAVQGQPNVLVRVHSECLTGDALGSMRCDCGQQLRGAFERIAVEGLGVVLYLRGHEGRGIGLAHKFQAYTLQDEGADTVEANLALGQPVDSRKYGTGAQILVDLGITTMRLLTNNPAKRAGLDGFGLEIVERVPLLTTPNAENIRYLRTKQDRLGHLLEGLE from the coding sequence ATGGCCTTTTCCAACGTCGACGAGACGATCGCCGCCTTCGGCCGGGGCGAGATCGTCGTCGTGGTCGACGACGCCAACCGCGAGAACGAGGGCGACCTGATCATGGCCGCCGAGTTCGCCACCTCCGACAAGATCGCCTTCTTTCTCAACCACACCTCGGGGGTCATCTGCATGCCCATGACCGGGGAGCGGCTCGACGAGCTTGAGCTTCCTCCGATGGTGGCCGACAACACCGACCCCAACCGAACGGCCTTCACGGTCTCGGTCGACGCCCGCCAGGGCACCACCACGGGGATCTCGGCCACCGACCGGGCGGCCACCATCGCCGCCCTGATCGCCCCGGGCACCCACCCCACCGACCTGGCCCGGCCCGGGCACATGTACCCCCTGCGCTACCGCGAGGGCGGCGTGCTCAACCGGGCGGGCCACACCGAGGCGGCCGTCGACCTCGCCCGCCTGGCCGGCCTCTACCCCGCGGGCGTGCTGTGCGAGGTGGTAAGCGAGGACAAGACCACTATGGCCCGGCTGCCCGAGCTCCAGCGCTTCGCAGCCCGCCACGGCCTGCCCCTCATGAGCATCGCCGACCTGATCCGCTACCGGCGCCAGCGCGAGCAGCTCGTCACCCGGGTGGCCACCGCCCGGGTGCCCACCGAGTGGGGCGACTTCACGGCCTACGTGTACGAGTCGGCCCTCGACGGCGACCAGCACGTGGCCATGGTCAAGGGGGCCGTCCAGGGCCAGCCCAACGTGCTCGTGCGGGTCCACTCCGAGTGCCTGACGGGCGACGCCCTGGGCTCGATGCGCTGCGACTGCGGCCAGCAGTTGCGGGGGGCCTTCGAGCGCATCGCGGTCGAGGGCCTGGGCGTCGTGCTCTACCTGCGGGGCCACGAGGGCCGGGGTATCGGCCTGGCCCACAAGTTCCAGGCCTACACCCTCCAGGACGAGGGGGCCGACACCGTCGAGGCCAACCTGGCCCTGGGCCAGCCCGTCGACAGCCGCAAGTACGGCACCGGCGCCCAGATCCTCGTGGACCTCGGCATCACGACCATGCGCCTTCTCACCAACAACCCGGCCAAGCGGGCCGGCCTCGACGGCTTCGGGCTGGAGATCGTCGAGCGGGTGCCGCTGCTGACCACGCCCAACGCCGAGAACATCCGCTACCTGCGCACCAAGCAGGACCGCCTCGGCCACCTGCTCGAGGGCCTGGAGTGA
- the ribD gene encoding bifunctional diaminohydroxyphosphoribosylaminopyrimidine deaminase/5-amino-6-(5-phosphoribosylamino)uracil reductase RibD: protein MTSTEAAMDRALELAASVRLTTSPNPWVGAVVLPGGFEGATRPPGGDHAEVVALRAAGPAARGSTLVCTLEPCSHTGRTPPCTDAIVAAGVSRVVVAVEDPDPRVAGRGLARLRAAGVEVETGLRAAEARAQLAPYLKHRTTGRPWVVLKLAATLDGRTAAPDGSSRWITGEEARADAHRLRAESDAVLVGAGTVRADDPRLTARDVEAPRQPLRVVLGHAPDDARAHPALQLSGDLGGVLDELGRRGVVQVLVEGGPTVAGQFHRAGLVDRYVFYLAPALMGGEDGRPVLAGAGAPTMDTAFRGRITAVTRLGPDVRVDLEPATEA from the coding sequence GTGACATCCACCGAGGCGGCCATGGACCGGGCCCTAGAGCTGGCCGCGAGCGTCCGGCTGACCACCTCGCCCAACCCGTGGGTGGGTGCGGTGGTCCTACCCGGGGGCTTCGAGGGGGCGACCCGTCCCCCCGGAGGCGACCACGCCGAGGTCGTGGCCCTACGGGCCGCCGGCCCCGCGGCCCGGGGGTCGACCCTGGTGTGCACCCTCGAACCGTGCTCGCACACGGGCCGCACCCCGCCCTGCACGGACGCCATCGTGGCCGCCGGGGTGAGCCGGGTGGTGGTGGCCGTGGAGGACCCGGACCCGCGGGTGGCCGGCCGGGGCCTGGCCCGTTTGCGGGCCGCCGGGGTCGAGGTCGAGACCGGCCTGCGGGCCGCCGAGGCGCGCGCTCAGCTGGCCCCCTATCTCAAGCACCGGACGACGGGCCGGCCCTGGGTGGTCCTCAAGCTGGCCGCCACCCTCGACGGCCGTACCGCGGCGCCCGACGGCTCGTCGCGCTGGATAACCGGTGAGGAGGCCCGGGCCGACGCCCACCGCCTGCGGGCCGAGAGCGACGCCGTGCTGGTGGGAGCCGGCACCGTGCGGGCCGACGACCCCCGCCTCACGGCCCGCGATGTCGAGGCGCCCCGCCAGCCCTTGCGGGTCGTCCTGGGCCACGCCCCAGACGACGCCCGCGCCCACCCTGCCCTGCAGCTCTCGGGGGACCTGGGCGGCGTGCTCGACGAACTGGGACGCCGAGGCGTGGTGCAGGTCCTCGTAGAGGGGGGCCCGACCGTGGCCGGCCAGTTCCACCGGGCCGGGCTCGTCGACCGTTACGTGTTCTACCTGGCGCCCGCCCTCATGGGCGGTGAGGACGGCCGGCCCGTGCTGGCCGGCGCGGGTGCCCCCACCATGGACACCGCCTTCCGGGGGCGCATCACCGCCGTCACCCGCCTGGGCCCCGACGTGCGGGTCGACCTCGAGCCGGCCACGGAGGCCTGA